A genomic stretch from Ureibacillus composti includes:
- a CDS encoding methyl-accepting chemotaxis protein — protein sequence MIRGKVLIIFTILIAIIVAMQILSYINITRLQQNLNLFAEENLQEQVKINNFASDIAKLSNYQQHYLITGKEDSLTGYESIKETIDTHLKELKSILGNRQEESEFISIIHQYYKTYLSYTDSVVEAKKDYGFDNAQKLMELNDSQNSKNYIDGYTANLIELLEKKNEETIRDLESFAMISRISFFILSAFAMILTVTFGYIIFKTIRRNTEKINDSILDIAQAGGDLTRRVHVRTNDEFAQIANSTNILIESISTLVKRVSNLADNVFNSSKELTVLAEENSKAMDEVANSTQDIAADSQSTKARMNGALQKMHGLEQSLVDLNKEANEVKVAAGEMKKAASDGSRAVNQSTNVMQSIENTMAKTTSTVEILGEKSKEINSIISTIKAIAEQTNLLALNAAIEAARAGEHGRGFSVVAGEVRKLAEQSKNATREVTDIVNSIQQEVTLIVEQNNLGVASVNRGMEVSTEMNQLLQNILLQTDQTTSIISSMVQKISYTLTTSHEVAASFMEVHTIAENTAMHTEKTAASIIQGSSSMQEINASAIELAKQADDLSNVINQFKI from the coding sequence TTGATCCGTGGTAAGGTTTTAATCATATTTACCATCTTAATTGCAATTATTGTAGCGATGCAAATTCTATCATATATTAACATCACTCGACTACAACAAAACTTAAATTTGTTTGCTGAAGAAAACTTACAAGAACAAGTTAAAATTAATAATTTTGCAAGTGATATAGCAAAACTTTCAAATTATCAGCAACATTACCTCATTACAGGAAAAGAAGACTCTTTAACTGGATATGAATCTATTAAAGAAACTATTGATACCCATCTAAAAGAGCTTAAATCCATATTAGGTAACCGACAAGAAGAAAGTGAATTTATCTCCATTATTCACCAATACTATAAAACTTATTTGTCCTATACAGATAGTGTTGTCGAAGCAAAGAAAGATTATGGATTTGACAATGCCCAAAAATTGATGGAATTAAATGACTCCCAAAATAGCAAAAACTATATTGATGGCTATACTGCTAACTTAATTGAACTTCTTGAAAAGAAAAACGAAGAAACAATAAGAGATCTTGAATCCTTTGCAATGATTAGTCGTATATCGTTTTTCATATTATCCGCTTTTGCCATGATTTTAACAGTGACGTTCGGATATATCATATTTAAAACGATTCGTCGCAACACAGAAAAAATTAATGACTCTATTTTAGATATTGCACAGGCTGGAGGAGACCTAACACGACGCGTACATGTAAGAACGAATGACGAATTCGCTCAAATTGCAAACTCTACGAATATCCTAATTGAATCGATATCTACTCTTGTTAAAAGAGTATCGAATCTTGCAGACAATGTATTTAACAGTTCAAAAGAACTTACGGTACTTGCAGAAGAAAACTCCAAAGCGATGGATGAAGTAGCAAACAGTACGCAAGATATTGCTGCAGATAGTCAATCAACGAAGGCTCGAATGAATGGGGCATTACAAAAAATGCATGGGCTTGAACAATCCTTAGTCGATTTAAATAAGGAAGCAAATGAAGTCAAAGTGGCAGCAGGAGAAATGAAAAAAGCAGCCTCCGATGGAAGTCGGGCGGTTAATCAATCTACCAATGTAATGCAGTCAATTGAAAATACAATGGCTAAAACAACTTCGACAGTTGAGATATTAGGTGAGAAGTCAAAAGAAATTAATTCAATTATTTCAACAATTAAAGCTATTGCTGAACAAACAAACCTTTTAGCTCTAAATGCAGCAATTGAAGCGGCACGTGCTGGTGAACATGGACGTGGTTTTTCAGTGGTAGCTGGAGAGGTTCGCAAACTGGCAGAACAATCTAAAAATGCAACGAGAGAAGTAACTGATATTGTAAATTCAATACAACAAGAGGTAACTTTAATTGTAGAGCAAAATAATCTAGGTGTAGCCTCTGTTAATAGAGGGATGGAAGTATCGACTGAGATGAATCAACTACTTCAAAATATACTTTTACAAACAGATCAAACTACTTCAATCATTTCTTCAATGGTTCAAAAGATATCATATACACTAACTACAAGTCATGAAGTGGCGGCATCCTTTATGGAAGTACATACCATTGCTGAAAATACTGCGATGCATACAGAAAAAACAGCTGCTTCAATTATACAAGGCTCTTCTTCTATGCAAGAAATCAATGCCTCTGCAATTGAACTCGCAAAACAAGCAGATGATTTAAGTAATGTGATCAATCAATTTAAGATTTAA
- a CDS encoding YozE family protein — translation MKKSFYLFVLTFRGGDWSDQKSRFAESMFHDHSFPKASTSFEELSSYIETQADEYLTTSAFDELWDIYRLKYE, via the coding sequence ATGAAAAAAAGCTTTTATTTATTTGTGTTAACTTTTCGAGGAGGGGACTGGTCTGATCAAAAGTCTAGATTTGCAGAAAGTATGTTCCATGATCATAGTTTTCCAAAAGCAAGTACTTCTTTCGAGGAGTTATCAAGCTATATTGAGACCCAAGCAGATGAATATTTAACAACCTCTGCTTTCGATGAATTATGGGATATTTATCGATTAAAATATGAATAA
- the deoD gene encoding purine-nucleoside phosphorylase, which translates to MSIHINAKQGDIAEIILLPGDPLRAKYIAENFLENATIYNEVRNMFGYTGTYKGHRISVQGTGMGVPSISIYATELMQEYGVQKLIRVGTCGAIQKDVKVRDVILAQSATTDSKMNDIIFNGLSYAPTADFDLLYKAYNAGKAAGLNLKVGNIMTADMFYSEENQNEKLARYGVLAVEMESAALYTLAAKFGRQALSVLTVSDHIVTGEATTSEERQTTFNDMIVVALEAAIQE; encoded by the coding sequence TTGAGCATTCATATTAACGCAAAACAGGGAGACATCGCAGAAATCATTCTTTTACCTGGAGATCCATTACGTGCAAAATATATTGCTGAAAACTTTTTAGAGAATGCAACTATCTATAACGAAGTGCGAAATATGTTTGGCTATACTGGTACTTATAAAGGACATCGTATTTCTGTTCAAGGTACTGGTATGGGGGTACCTTCTATTTCAATTTACGCAACGGAGTTAATGCAAGAATATGGCGTACAAAAATTAATACGTGTAGGTACTTGTGGGGCAATCCAAAAAGATGTGAAAGTACGTGACGTAATTCTAGCGCAATCAGCTACAACTGATTCTAAGATGAATGATATTATCTTTAACGGTCTAAGCTATGCGCCAACAGCAGATTTTGATTTATTGTATAAAGCATATAACGCTGGTAAAGCAGCTGGTCTTAACTTAAAGGTCGGCAACATTATGACTGCTGATATGTTCTACTCTGAAGAAAATCAAAATGAGAAACTAGCACGTTACGGAGTTTTAGCTGTTGAAATGGAATCAGCTGCACTTTATACACTTGCTGCTAAATTCGGTAGACAAGCCCTTTCTGTATTAACAGTTTCAGACCATATTGTTACAGGTGAAGCGACTACTTCTGAAGAACGTCAAACAACATTCAATGATATGATTGTCGTTGCATTAGAAGCTGCGATACAAGAGTAG
- a CDS encoding S41 family peptidase, with the protein MDEQNQQNNEQKETNVQERDEQVKPAKKYLSIKPFTFIMLMFLTILLTAGLTIFALTFGDEKVVEVSVPVEREEFSKLYDAYDELKEKYYVDIDDEKVVFGAINGMFEALDDPYSDFMNKEEADQFNADLSSSFQGIGAEIQERNGNIVVVSPIKNSPAEKAGLLPEDVILLVDGESIQGMSASEAVLLIRGEKGTPVTLTIQRGDSDETMEIKIVRDEIPVETVYGEMGDDKIAHIQITSFSEKTYEDLEKLLVQYDQEGMKSVILDVRQNPGGFLTSAIDIANLFVEEGKPIVQVQSREGKPEVMVAEGGKKYNIPVVVLIDNGSASASEILAGALRESAGAKIVGLTSFGKGTVQTVSYLPDGSNLKFTTGKWLTPDGNWINEKGIKPDIEVKYPEYATLPFINPETELSKGTTSPAVNAAEQMLDALGYDVGKVDTEFDDSTVAAVKSFQADHKLEQTGSIAGETTYEIMDALREKIDKDDPQIKKATELLSENADTEQEKKAE; encoded by the coding sequence ATGGATGAACAAAATCAACAAAATAATGAACAGAAAGAAACAAATGTTCAAGAGCGAGATGAACAAGTAAAACCAGCTAAGAAATATTTATCAATAAAGCCTTTTACGTTCATCATGTTAATGTTTTTAACAATTCTACTGACTGCGGGCTTAACGATATTCGCATTAACTTTTGGTGATGAAAAAGTCGTCGAAGTATCAGTACCAGTTGAAAGAGAAGAATTCTCTAAACTATATGATGCCTATGACGAATTAAAAGAAAAGTATTATGTAGATATTGATGATGAGAAAGTTGTTTTTGGTGCAATCAATGGGATGTTTGAGGCTCTAGATGATCCTTATTCTGATTTTATGAATAAGGAAGAAGCAGACCAATTTAATGCTGATCTATCTTCTAGCTTCCAAGGAATTGGTGCAGAAATACAAGAACGAAACGGAAATATTGTCGTCGTTTCTCCAATTAAAAATTCGCCAGCTGAAAAAGCAGGACTTTTACCGGAAGATGTCATTCTACTAGTTGATGGAGAAAGTATACAAGGGATGAGTGCTTCTGAAGCTGTCTTATTAATTCGTGGTGAAAAGGGTACACCGGTTACTTTAACAATTCAACGTGGAGATTCTGATGAAACAATGGAGATCAAGATTGTTCGTGACGAAATTCCAGTTGAAACCGTTTATGGCGAAATGGGCGATGACAAAATTGCTCACATCCAGATCACATCATTTAGTGAAAAAACATATGAAGATTTGGAAAAGCTACTAGTTCAATATGATCAAGAAGGAATGAAGAGTGTCATTTTAGACGTTCGTCAAAATCCTGGTGGGTTCTTAACATCCGCAATCGACATTGCCAATCTATTTGTAGAAGAAGGTAAACCAATAGTACAAGTACAAAGTCGTGAAGGTAAACCAGAAGTAATGGTTGCTGAAGGTGGTAAGAAATATAATATTCCAGTTGTTGTATTAATTGATAATGGTAGTGCATCTGCTTCTGAAATATTGGCTGGTGCTTTAAGAGAATCAGCAGGTGCAAAAATTGTTGGATTAACTTCTTTTGGTAAGGGGACTGTACAAACAGTTAGCTATTTACCAGATGGCTCAAACTTAAAATTTACAACAGGTAAATGGTTAACACCGGATGGTAACTGGATTAATGAAAAAGGAATTAAACCAGATATTGAGGTTAAATATCCTGAGTATGCTACCTTACCATTTATTAACCCAGAAACAGAGCTTTCCAAAGGGACAACTTCACCAGCTGTAAATGCTGCAGAGCAAATGCTAGATGCATTAGGATATGATGTTGGTAAGGTTGACACTGAATTTGACGACTCAACTGTTGCTGCAGTGAAATCATTCCAAGCTGATCATAAACTTGAACAAACTGGGTCAATTGCTGGAGAAACAACATACGAAATAATGGACGCTTTAAGAGAGAAAATCGATAAAGATGATCCACAAATTAAAAAAGCAACTGAACTTCTATCTGAAAATGCTGACACTGAGCAAGAAAAGAAAGCAGAATAA
- a CDS encoding GTP-binding protein — MKDVYLFSGFLGSGKTSMLVDVIRQLKEAGLKPAVLMNEFGKLPFDSQSVEEDVPLKEMLEGCICCSGAEKTEAQIQSLLMDADFDVLIIETTGAAHPVEALDAVYSPLFAKQLNIKGIITVADSKLWLNREQLAPQVRSLFLEQIRHAHLLIANKMDLLTESEQSKVVFELQGANPHAFILQTTKGRVPIKLLENLQATVRPAKDDVHSAHIGKHLHLSSRLVEFTTSFTIEQFEEWIRTLPSTVYRVKGYVPIEGVRNPFLFQYAYGLVQWLPEYVKMAPQIVIIGEDVQNVEIIGDK, encoded by the coding sequence ATGAAAGATGTCTATTTATTTAGTGGATTTTTAGGTAGCGGTAAGACTTCTATGTTAGTGGATGTGATTAGACAGTTAAAAGAAGCGGGACTCAAACCTGCTGTTTTGATGAATGAATTTGGAAAACTTCCATTTGATTCACAAAGTGTAGAAGAAGACGTTCCGTTAAAAGAAATGTTAGAAGGGTGTATTTGTTGCTCCGGTGCGGAAAAAACAGAAGCTCAAATTCAATCGCTTTTGATGGATGCAGATTTTGATGTGCTAATCATTGAAACAACAGGTGCAGCACATCCGGTAGAGGCATTAGATGCGGTTTATTCACCTTTATTTGCTAAGCAGTTGAACATAAAGGGAATTATCACGGTTGCAGATAGTAAGCTTTGGTTAAATCGTGAACAGCTAGCGCCGCAAGTTCGTTCTTTATTTTTAGAGCAGATCCGCCATGCCCATTTACTAATCGCTAATAAAATGGATTTATTAACAGAATCAGAACAATCAAAAGTTGTATTTGAATTACAGGGCGCAAACCCGCATGCGTTTATTTTACAAACAACAAAAGGGCGTGTCCCTATTAAGTTACTTGAAAATCTTCAAGCTACTGTAAGACCTGCAAAAGATGATGTCCATTCAGCTCACATTGGTAAACACCTACACTTAAGTTCACGTTTAGTGGAATTTACAACTAGTTTCACGATCGAGCAGTTTGAAGAATGGATCCGCACATTACCAAGTACAGTTTATCGAGTAAAAGGCTATGTCCCAATAGAAGGAGTGCGAAATCCTTTTCTTTTCCAATATGCCTATGGTTTAGTTCAGTGGCTTCCTGAATACGTAAAAATGGCTCCTCAAATTGTCATAATTGGTGAAGATGTTCAAAACGTTGAAATAATAGGGGATAAATAA
- a CDS encoding CAP domain-containing protein, translated as MKKWIATSFCAVALFATSFTSANAASVNEDMKNDSNLQNFQIIKWDNHNGFVLRSIQKLSIHNGQLTFNSFEDFINETLKELQGYKGFQINKIVKEVPTTNETAKEVPTPTSVNKETTNQVEEKEAAPTVTKPVETSAKQTPVKETPVKEEPVKQTTNTQAPVPNNNGSNNNTATNNTNLNQQQVEAPVTKPSTTSNQSFSEFEQQVVDLTNAERAKAGLKPLQIYAPLMAVARDKSEDMASNNYFSHTSPTYGSPFDQMRSAGISYRAAGENIAQGQRSPQQVVQAWMDSPGHRQNILNPSFTHIGVGFVENGYYWTQQFIQL; from the coding sequence ATGAAAAAATGGATCGCAACATCGTTTTGTGCAGTAGCATTATTCGCAACATCTTTTACTTCAGCAAATGCAGCAAGTGTAAATGAAGATATGAAAAATGATTCAAATCTTCAAAACTTCCAAATTATTAAGTGGGATAATCATAATGGATTTGTATTACGTTCAATCCAAAAGCTTTCTATACATAATGGACAATTAACTTTTAATTCTTTTGAAGATTTTATAAATGAAACATTAAAAGAGCTTCAAGGATATAAAGGGTTCCAAATTAATAAAATAGTTAAAGAAGTACCAACTACTAATGAAACAGCAAAAGAAGTACCTACACCGACTTCTGTTAATAAAGAAACTACTAATCAAGTAGAAGAAAAAGAGGCAGCTCCTACGGTAACAAAACCTGTAGAAACATCTGCTAAACAAACGCCTGTTAAAGAAACACCTGTTAAAGAAGAACCGGTTAAACAGACAACAAATACACAAGCACCAGTTCCAAATAATAACGGGTCAAACAATAACACAGCTACAAATAATACAAATTTAAATCAACAACAAGTAGAAGCACCTGTTACAAAACCGTCTACAACTTCAAATCAATCATTCTCAGAGTTTGAACAACAAGTGGTAGATTTAACAAATGCAGAACGTGCAAAAGCAGGTTTAAAACCTCTTCAAATTTATGCGCCCTTAATGGCAGTAGCACGTGATAAATCAGAAGATATGGCTAGTAATAATTATTTTTCTCATACAAGTCCAACTTACGGAAGCCCATTTGATCAAATGAGATCTGCAGGAATTTCGTACCGCGCTGCTGGAGAAAACATTGCACAAGGTCAAAGATCACCGCAACAAGTAGTACAGGCTTGGATGGATTCACCTGGTCACCGTCAAAACATTTTAAACCCAAGCTTCACGCATATTGGTGTAGGGTTTGTTGAAAATGGATACTACTGGACACAACAATTTATACAATTATAA
- the tatA gene encoding twin-arginine translocase TatA/TatE family subunit: MIQSIGIPGLIIILVIALILFGPSKLPQLGRAVGETIKEFKGSTKDVVDHVTEEFNIDDDKREEKVK, from the coding sequence ATGATACAATCAATCGGAATACCCGGATTAATTATAATATTAGTGATAGCTTTAATTCTTTTTGGACCGTCCAAATTACCCCAACTAGGTCGTGCGGTCGGAGAGACCATAAAGGAATTTAAAGGTTCTACTAAAGATGTAGTTGATCATGTAACTGAAGAATTTAATATAGATGATGATAAGAGGGAAGAAAAAGTTAAGTAG
- a CDS encoding undecaprenyldiphospho-muramoylpentapeptide beta-N-acetylglucosaminyltransferase: MKQKSIILTGGGTAGHVSLNQAIIPSLIEEGYDVHYIGSHDGIEKELISGAFPNIPYHSISSGKLRRYFSMKNFTDPFKVLAGIGQALAVIRKVKPTIIFSKGGFVSVPVVIAAKLSNIPVVIHESDVTPGLANKIALPFASHVFTIFQETLKYLPSDKSTCTGSIVRQQLFQGNKNRGKELCDFKDDKKILLIMGGSLGSVVLNDALRSNLPELLVNYNVIHLCGKGNVDESLRSMKGYKQFDYVTDELSDLLYAADFVVSRAGSNSIFEFLALKKPMLLIPLSASKSRGDQILNANIFNKQGFAQVLEEELLSKKTFMKAIQSLVAQQDEMIDSMLNAESPKTPDEMVKLITQYEK, from the coding sequence GTGAAACAAAAATCAATTATTTTAACAGGTGGCGGAACAGCAGGACACGTTTCGTTAAATCAAGCAATTATCCCTTCTTTAATAGAAGAAGGGTACGATGTCCATTATATCGGTTCTCATGATGGAATTGAAAAAGAGTTAATTTCAGGTGCTTTTCCGAATATACCCTATCATAGTATTTCAAGTGGTAAGTTAAGACGTTATTTTTCAATGAAGAATTTTACCGATCCATTTAAAGTATTAGCGGGTATTGGTCAGGCTTTAGCCGTTATTAGAAAAGTGAAACCAACCATTATTTTTTCAAAGGGTGGCTTCGTATCTGTACCAGTTGTCATTGCTGCAAAATTGTCGAATATTCCAGTTGTTATTCATGAATCTGATGTAACCCCAGGATTAGCAAATAAAATTGCATTGCCATTCGCATCCCATGTTTTTACAATCTTTCAAGAAACGCTTAAGTATCTTCCAAGTGACAAATCAACTTGTACAGGATCGATTGTACGTCAACAATTGTTCCAAGGTAATAAAAATCGAGGTAAGGAACTGTGTGATTTTAAAGACGACAAAAAGATTTTGCTTATCATGGGTGGAAGTTTAGGCTCTGTCGTGTTAAACGATGCATTGCGAAGTAATTTACCTGAGTTATTAGTGAATTATAATGTCATTCATTTATGTGGAAAAGGGAATGTTGACGAATCACTTAGAAGTATGAAAGGTTACAAACAATTTGATTATGTAACAGATGAACTTTCCGATTTATTATATGCTGCTGATTTTGTTGTATCTCGAGCTGGTTCAAATTCTATTTTTGAGTTCTTAGCATTGAAGAAACCGATGCTTCTTATTCCTTTATCAGCTTCTAAAAGTCGTGGGGATCAAATCTTAAATGCAAACATCTTCAACAAACAAGGGTTTGCCCAAGTGCTAGAAGAAGAGCTTTTATCGAAAAAAACATTTATGAAGGCCATTCAATCATTAGTGGCGCAACAAGATGAAATGATAGATTCGATGTTAAATGCAGAAAGTCCAAAAACGCCAGATGAGATGGTAAAGCTCATCACACAATACGAGAAATAA
- a CDS encoding GNAT family protein, producing the protein MLKHRDLSETNELFQLLIHPSVFPYVRQKATSAEEYLFMTKQLLEEEQLGKTISRTITDDWGQPIGTISLYDIQDGAGFLGTWIGLPFQGKGYNQVAKKEFLNELFFEHNFHTVFLRIRKENEKSKRASLKLPYVISAEDTHPALYEEINAGEVKFDLFKIPKDLFYLVTANDEQKEEEQEIC; encoded by the coding sequence TTGTTAAAACACCGTGATCTTTCTGAAACAAACGAACTTTTTCAATTACTAATCCACCCATCTGTCTTCCCGTATGTTCGTCAAAAGGCAACATCTGCTGAAGAGTATTTATTTATGACTAAACAATTGCTCGAAGAAGAGCAACTAGGTAAGACCATTTCGAGAACGATTACAGATGATTGGGGTCAACCAATCGGTACAATCAGTTTATATGACATACAAGATGGCGCTGGATTTCTTGGAACATGGATTGGATTACCTTTTCAAGGAAAGGGATACAATCAAGTAGCTAAAAAAGAATTTTTAAATGAACTATTCTTCGAACACAATTTCCATACGGTCTTCCTTCGAATTCGTAAGGAAAATGAAAAATCAAAACGCGCCTCCTTAAAATTGCCTTATGTAATAAGTGCAGAGGATACACATCCAGCCCTTTATGAAGAAATTAACGCTGGAGAAGTAAAGTTTGATTTATTTAAAATACCAAAAGATTTGTTCTACTTAGTTACTGCTAACGATGAACAAAAAGAAGAAGAACAAGAAATCTGTTAA
- the dapF gene encoding diaminopimelate epimerase, whose product MKKTLLKVHGSGNTFYLYNSENEQEFDWVLLTKWLCKKENEGGADGLLLVVPSQSADAKMRVINADGSEASMCGNGLRCVARFVCEKLGKEEAIIETMKANLHVKKEQSLFEDLPTFAVEISPVSFLLNTLPMQYKNQTQIQHEIIKEFHPSIQYTAVSVPNPHLIGIVDAHYIQNISHQQSLAEYLNGENEYCIDGINVSYVYPMKNDTIFVRTFERGVGFTNACGTAMTASALVSKQNGIVNSEEVLVYNPGGFVKCKVSQKEEQYQLTLIGNATVVAEYSIEIEEHQYKFVSRKETGEQIQYQRCIDYVKKETEVVLS is encoded by the coding sequence ATGAAAAAAACACTTTTAAAGGTTCATGGATCAGGAAATACATTTTATTTATATAATTCAGAAAATGAACAAGAATTTGATTGGGTACTGTTAACAAAATGGCTTTGTAAAAAAGAAAACGAAGGCGGGGCTGATGGACTGTTATTAGTTGTTCCTTCACAATCTGCAGATGCGAAAATGCGAGTAATCAATGCAGATGGTTCGGAAGCTTCAATGTGCGGGAATGGCTTACGATGTGTTGCACGATTCGTTTGTGAGAAATTAGGTAAAGAAGAAGCAATCATTGAAACGATGAAGGCGAATTTACACGTCAAAAAAGAACAATCACTTTTTGAAGATCTACCTACTTTTGCAGTTGAAATTTCACCAGTATCTTTTTTACTAAATACTTTACCCATGCAGTATAAAAATCAAACACAAATTCAGCATGAAATTATAAAAGAATTTCACCCTTCTATTCAATACACAGCTGTTTCAGTGCCAAATCCACATTTAATAGGGATTGTTGATGCCCATTATATTCAAAATATTTCGCATCAACAATCTCTAGCGGAATATTTGAATGGAGAAAATGAATATTGTATAGATGGAATAAATGTAAGTTATGTGTATCCAATGAAAAATGATACAATTTTTGTTCGAACTTTTGAAAGAGGCGTTGGTTTTACAAATGCATGTGGAACGGCTATGACTGCTTCTGCTTTAGTTTCAAAACAAAATGGAATTGTAAATTCAGAAGAGGTACTAGTGTATAATCCGGGTGGGTTTGTTAAGTGTAAGGTGTCCCAAAAAGAGGAACAATACCAGTTAACCTTAATTGGTAATGCTACTGTAGTTGCTGAATATAGTATAGAAATAGAAGAACATCAATACAAATTTGTAAGTCGCAAAGAGACAGGTGAACAAATTCAATATCAGAGATGTATTGATTACGTAAAGAAAGAAACAGAAGTAGTATTAAGTTAG